Part of the Antedon mediterranea chromosome 6, ecAntMedi1.1, whole genome shotgun sequence genome, CTATTTTataattcttctttttttattgattgCCATAGTGATTgcaataaataagtaaattgaaaatatgattacattttttttgttttttttatactgttattagtttaattaaattttgattaatttcgAATAACTGATAGAATAGCTAGCTCTTTGTTCAACTTTGACCTCCCCATTCTTTGCCCGATTACTGTCTTTTCTCAAGTGTTCCTCATTCTTTACTCGATTGTCTAGTTACCCTCAAGTTGAATAAcaccgcccccccccccccccggcaACCCCACTCCCAATGATCCTCACCCGATTACTAAATCCAAGTTTCATTCATACtaacagtaaataaaataataaaattgataGACCTAATTAATTTATAGAATAATCGTTGAGGACACTCAATGGCGGTAATATACAACGACGATTCTGACGATGAAATGATGACGATAATCGATTATGACTATTACAACTGACATAAATTCTGTTCTTAAACTATATTGGAGTATCTCCAATTTCCATGAAATGAGGACGTAATAAGTAAGTAAGCAAGTAAGAATTAAGAGTTTGGCCTAACACTAAAAACAATAATGGTCGCGAAGGACGGTGCTTCAGATGTTCTAAACATTACCGGCGATGCATGCAGAGGGAAATGGGGCCTGAACATTGGGGCCTAAACATTGGGGCCTAAACATCCTAAATACTGGGGCATAAACATTGCAAGAAGTGAACCTTttgcattttgttttcaattaggGAAGACCGGAGCACCCCATTGAACTCGCCTATTGATAGAGATAACAAAACTACACAACAACGGATATAATGGTTCTTATTTCACTTCTTTCTGTCAAACAGTCATAcaattaatttattgaaataataattattttctaatGAATACAATTATCGGTATACATACTTTTTCGACACAAAAGATGAACTGGCATAAAATAAATGAACGTTAGATTGGCGAAGGACGATAGTGAAGATCGATTAAACTAGATGATTttgattaaaatattgataaagcAATCCACATCGCATTAATTTACACATCTCCTGTCCTTCGCTGCTTAATAAGCCTGTATTAATTAATCCACTATTTAATTCGCTCATTAGGTGTTCTACTATACCTAACACATATTCACGAATCGCTTCGGTTTAACACAAAGATATTTAAGGCTGCTATTGGAAGAAGGCGGATGCATCAGATACGCAAGTCCGTGTATCATCGCTCTACGCATGATTGTTCGCCTTTAATTGTCACACTAGTAGTCCAAGGTCGCTCTTCCGCCGATTGCACGCGTACCGCCAGCGCGTGACAAATTTCAACGTCTTTGATTTAACGCcgaacaaatatatttataacaatCAAGAAGTGGCCATTAGATATTATttagttattataatatatacatatcaTAAACTGAGTTTCTTAGATCGTACCGTGAATTGTGTTGCCTTTTGTATACTCCTCCAAATGGTATGAGCTGTGACAACTATAACACAAAAGTTCAATGTATACGAGGGCGTCCTTTATAAATGATTAGCCGTTTCTGTTTCAGCTTTAGTTCAATATTGTTTTCAAGTTGAATGTTGGGAGAATTTATTTGAGgtgcaatatatatttaataaaacgATTAGTTGAAGTTTCTGGTGATAAAAATGCTACATAATGTCAAAGATTTTGGATTGTTTATTCATTGATGTTTAAAGAAGATATACTCAATTAAGGTATAGAGTATTGACTGTATCACGATAGTTAGACTTCTGTATCTGTAACATACAAACACCATCTCTGGTTATCGCGTACGTTCACTTGCCTCTCTagtattattatgttgttttcCACCAGTCGGTGTTTCGCTCTTTTGTCtgtaaagtattttatttgttttcaatctttctacataacaaaaaaaaaacatataagtataacaggggagtagcggaaaagcaaaagtaataACACTTTCATCTGATGTGCTTGACCAGCCCCTGTCAACTAGGACGATACGATAAAACCGAgattataacaataaaaagcATTATACGTATAAAACGTGTGTGTCAACCTAATTAGGAATGTACATTCATTAAACTAATAACATTCACTAATATAAATCTTTGTATTGTGCAAATCGATTAAATGCAAATATTCGTATGACAACATTTCCGATCGATAAAAGCTGAAAATTAGTTTTAACAATTCTTTTCTTTAGTATAGAGGGCGCGTTTACTTTAAGATAAAGCAACAAAgaagaagagaaataaatttgattatgatgataatcAACGAACGATTGTCTTGAATGCTAATGAGAATTACATTGGATAAAGTTTGCAGGAAAGAAAGGCAATAATAAATTAACTCACCACAACATGATTATGTGGTAAAAGCATGATTATCAACTACATAAAAGATTTTACAACGTATTATGATGTCACTGAAGGTTATCTTCTATAGATTgttgaataaatcaaattaatctAAATTTATCAATCGACGATCGACGGAGCAATTCTTGATGATGAAACAGTGTAGAAGTCGCTTCTATGTAAACTAGCACTATACCTTGTAGGCTTATAACCATTGATTTGGTCGCAATCGTAATTACATTATTCCCCATTCAGTCTTAACGTAATAAACCAATCTTTAGATTTCATTTTAGCAACAATAAATGGCAATTTTGATAAAGATTAAATTTTAAAGCAAATTTATTGTCTGTTGGTTCTATCTCTTGATTCAGTTAAAAAACTCCCTAATTaaaggatggataaactattttaaaagtttatgcTAATAAACTAATACTCATTTTAGGCaaagggagtggagttgaaagagctTTTGATACGTTTTAGAGTATTACATTTGTATGCAACCGAATTCATTTTTCTTTTCGTTTCCAGATCATCAGAATTACACAACAGAAAGAAATCCTGTTAAAAATAGATCATTTTTTCTCTTTGTGGTGTAATCTACCACATTTATTCGTTcatcataattattacaaatacataTTAACATATTACtctctttttttcattattcCTTAAATTTAGGATACTCAAAGTTATAGTAAAAAGTAACAATGCATATAATGCTATGTacagtgtagtaggcctatatacatcgGTATATCTAAAAtggttatataaaataaatagatcATTACATTTTAGAGGAAATAAAATATAGGTCATATAGTAATCTACCTACAATTTGAAACATTGTAAAATATGAAGAAAACAATTCAAGAAAGTTTTTGACAAAAAAGGAGGTAAGGAACTGTGATATTCACACTTAGATACTTGCGCGTGCCAAAGTGACCCACATTGTCACAAAATCAATGTTATTTCTCACATTTGGTTAAGGAGttaataaaactaataataatttccACTTCTTTCATTAGTGTATCATGTCACGTGGAGTGATGACAAAGATCGCGTTCACACTAAGTTTTCTTTTCTGTAAACCATTACGTCCTTTATACCGAGTCACTTGTGTGGAATggcatgaaaataaaacacgCTAACGAGAGGCACGCGAACGACAAGTAAATCTTTGGATTTTGTCATTGTTAACTAGGGTGATTATCGTCTGACTCGGAGATAAAGCCCGCTTTGGAAAATCTACCCGATCGGACCCGAAGATCCACGGGATGCCGGAAATTCtattgttgtttattgtttttacattagATTTTCATGTAATTCTACTTGCTACGTTGAGTACGGATTTCACTGATGAAGAGGGCAGATCAAAATCAAATACCGTTAATTGTCTGACGCCTTTTGTTGATGTCTCCACCAAGTCGCAGTCTCTATTCAATTATCTGTCAATATCTATGATTGGTCCAATGTTAACATTTTGGAGATGTTTGTAGGCATTGGTCACGTGCAGGCCTATTTATGATGAAATCCATAATTAGGTTATCAGTAATTTGATTTCggttaatttgtttgtttgaaaCCCAATTATATCGAATGATGAATATCAGTCCACCACTTGACATCATTTCTTGAAATGTTTGGTTTTTGATAAATTAGTAATTATACGAATACATAAGAATGCTCATCCAGGTTTTAAACAATCAcctaatacaatatataatcatTGATTTCCGGGATCTGACTTAAACTTTGCACTTTTCACAGTAAGCATACAGTATTTTGATCGTTCTTCCAAATCTGTATTTTAAATGTCACCTAACATCGAATAGCCcctgagctctgtctacactatcaaactattttgacaaagaaagtgtgatgtgcccaaataattatggtagtgatatgcctaaatatggtagtgatatgcctataaatatggtagcgatatgacataatcatgtccatatatgggcacatcacattgtaaGGTTTATGTTATTTAATAGTATCAGGAAAGAATGAGACATCTCTGATATATCAAGTATATCTGCGATGGTTAAACAGTCGCCGGCCCGTGACGTCATTATGGTCACGAGTCAGtgtttttttcctctttttattAACAACATTCAAAAggtattgtattttataatagatTTCAAGTGGCTATCCATCCCACTTTAACCGTAAATTGATTACAAATTACTTTCAAATGAGTCCGCTTTAAGTATTCGTAATTAATGTGAGACTCATTGATACGAAAAATCCATTGGATCACGCCTGTTGTCGCGCTGCTAAATTACCGTCTGCTAAACTCTAGAATACCATCGTCGGATTTTTTAAATTGTCGTCTGCTTAGATTAACATGACTGTTAACTTAGGCCTGGAACGTTATTCATTTCGAGGATAACAAGTGTATTTCGTCGCAATTAACGGATTACGTTTCACCTGCGATGCAATGTACCAAAACGAGGCTAACCAGTGAAGCGGAACCGTCGTATTGTTATCGAAGCACTTGTATGACAATGAATACAATGAAAATTATTATGGATTTTGTTATCCTCCTTATTGTCTGTTCGTTTTTTTTATGAGGGAAACCCCACTTTTATTATgataatcaatttaaaatagCATATACAACATTTTCTGtcttcaaatattattatataagttattaaattatgGTTTTCTTTATGTAATACTGatatttacttttttgtttttgcaACGAAATAAAGTCAAATGATTATTTAATGTTGCTAAATTGAAATGTAACAGATGTGATGTTTATCGCTCATGCCTTAAGGTGTGTTTTGGTTTTCCGAAAAAACTTTTAATCCGTTTAGCGATCTTTTACGTATTTAATAGTGTTGTTCAGAACAACTAATTTAATCTTGTTCTCCTAAACACGTTCCGACGAAAATTGTCTTTTTTCCCGCATACATTGAGTTTGGATAACGTGTGGTACGACCCTGAATGCACTAAGCCTACAGAATCAGAATAGCGTTGACATCTAGTTCAACGGTTCGCGTGCCTGTTTGCCCAGGGCCTCTCCCGTGGGGGAAAGCACTACAAACCACGCTAATCTTTGCCCACTGGATGCTTTCGTAAACGATTACAGAATACCATGCCTTTCATAAGTCAAAACAACACTATGCTTAAGTCTTTGTTGAGTGTGTTTATTTCACGACTTTGCCGTTTATTACCTGTTTGTATAGGCGGCCTATAGAGTTTGTCTTGACTGCACGACACGCGCGCGTATATCATTGTGGCCCACAGGCAGCTTTTTAAAAGACGTAATTGTCTTTAAATCTTTTACACTTTCAAAATTTTAGGCTTTGTACACCAAAAGTGTCATAtgttatgaaaatgaaaatttgtGGTCGATTAGAAAAATGCAAAACAGTAAATTAATTAGGATAGCTCCCTTTGGATATTTACACGATAAGGAATATCCACAAAGAAGAACAAATCACCGTTATGCTACAAAATCTCAAACTTCAATAATACACAATACGAATGGTGGAAAATGAAATTAAGCTTTGATTTTAATTAGCGGTTAGCTGTTGTTGatgaaatcaaataaaactaacattattgattatattattattattatcagacATAAGAGATAATGcttaaattattaatcaattatgTTGTAGGAAGAAAGAAACATGGAATGCTGTAACGTACAAAACGATGTTTGCAAATAATATAAAGGCAAAAACAAGGAGTCAGGTCTTACACAATCATTACATGTTTAAAATATCTATAAACGTTCAATCTTCAGACATACAAGAAAAAGAAaacttgataaaaaaaaagtgaataaaGTATTTCACTAGGGGTCCGGCTAGGGGTCCGGCTAGGGGTCCGGCTAGGGGTCCGGCTAGGGGTCCGGCTTACCGATAATCCTTCATAAAAAAAAGGTAAGCGAGATGGCTAATTTGGGCCGCATACAGTATGTTGATATTAAGTACCGGTAGGCTTATAATAATTAGCCCTTCTGTCTATTGTCATTGAGTACCCCATCCCACTGCGAACTACTAATGTCGATTATTCAGGCTATTTTGTTCTCGTGTCTCCTGGTCTATATATCAGCATTATTGTAAAGACACCCAGTTGGAGCTCAGCTAATTCACCGGTTTTTAGTGGTAGTACTTGTTTCACTGTCCCCTTCCTACTGTGAGTGTTGATTATCTATACAAGCACTTGTTTTTAGTGATTCTATTCTAATTCGACCTAATTTCGAATGTCCATTTTCGATTATCCAATAATTGTCCACTTGCTCTATacatctctgtctacactattacactttatgtgccaaaaaatgtgatgtggccatatatggacatggtgatgtcatatcttACTTGAATCTTACTTGAATCTTTGGGCTCATGATTAAGGCAAATGCCTTTTAAACGCCCTCCATTTCTTCTGTATTTATCTAGAATTGGTAGCAAAATTTATCTTTAGCTCTGTCTTTGTTTAGTTGATCCTTGAATGCATTTATTTTTTCTGCTTGTACTGTAGTGTGGTATAGATTGTTCCATGTGTTGACGATTCTACTTGAAAAGGAGTGGCTTCTGATTTTCAGTCGGGCTCTTGGCTTTCTTAATTTGAATTGATGGCCCCTTGTTCTACTGTCCTCTCTAAAGTCAAAAAAGGTTTCGGCTTCAATATCATCCAAGCCCTTGATAAATTTAAACACTTGTATAATGTCCGCTCTCCTTCTTCTGTAATTCAGTGTAGGTAATCCAAGCTCTTTTAATCTCTGATCGTAAGATTTATCTCTTaactttttgacaattttagtgGCCCTACGCTGCACTCTTTCAAGCTTATCCAAATCACCTTTTAGGTTTTAGGAGAGGGTACCATATACAGCTTGCGTATTCCAGATGAGGTCgaattatacttttataaagGGGCAGGAACATATCCTTATCCATGTAATCAAAAGATCGCCTTACCAATCCAATGAGTCTATTTGCTTTATTTACAGCTTCATTCGTTTGTAGTGAAAATTTTAAAGACTGATCAAAAGTAACTCCAAGGTCCTTTTCAGTATTGGCATTTGGCAGATCCTCGTCACCTTTCTCTGTTGGCATAGTGAATTGCATTTGTGGATTTGAATTTCCATAATGTATTACTTTACATTTATTGATGTTGAATTTCAGCTGCCATCTTTTAGACCAATCGGATAATGCCTTGAGATCATTTTGAACAGTATCATTTCTGTTTTCATGCACAACATTAAACATCTTAGTGTCATCTGCAAACATCCATACTTTAGATTTAACTGCATCAGGTAGGACGtttatgaaaattatatatagataaaggGCCTAACACGCTGCCTTGAGGGACTCCGCTTTTAACCGTAGACCATTCAGAAAATGCTGCGGCCACTCTAACTCTTTGTCTCCTCCCTGTCAAAAATTGATGTATCCATCTCAGTAGGTTTCCTTTTATTCCGTACGCTTCCAATTTTGTTATTAATCTCTGGTGGGGGATAGAATCGAACGCCTTACTGAAATCCAAATATACAGCATCAAAGTTTTCCTCTGCATCCAGCAATTTCGTCCATTCTTCAATCACCTCCAGCAGCAATTGTGTGACGCAAGATCTACCTTTCCGAAACCCATGCTGTGCTTTTATAATAAGGTTTCTATCATTTAGAAACTGTATAATTTTGTCTCTCACAATTGATTCCAAAAGTTTGCATACGACAGCTTACTGGCCTGTAGTTTCCAACTTCCGTCTTGTCCCCTTTCTTAAAAATTTGTACTACATTTGCACATTTCCAGCACTCCGGTAACTGTCCAGTCGATAGTGATTTGTTGTATATTGGCGTCAATGGAGTTGCAACAATTTCTTTAAGTTCCTTCAGTACTCTTGGATGCACGTCATCTGGTCCAGCTGATTTATTTGAGTTCATCTGCTGAAGGCATGTAAGCACTTCCTCCTTTGTCACTTCAATTGACTCCAAATGGTCatccatatcactaccataattatttgggcacatcgcacttttttttgtcaaacaagtttgatagtgtagacagagcttaagaaacaaCCAACCCAAATCTTGTAGCctttttcattaatataaatGCAGAGTTAGTTTACCTTTTCAATGTTTTGTTGTTCAAAGATATTTGATGTGTGGGTGTGTGATGAAGGCCTCATGATCAGATCAACAAATCTTATTTCGTCATGATCATAATCAGGTCATCAACTGCTGAATGTATTCTTCTGAAGCTTGCGGAGAGCTGAGACGACAATTCTTGATGTCGTCTCTCCGCCTTTTTTTGTCTTCTATCCTGTTGATATATACCTATAATATAATCAtcataatactataataattttaaaaatgatttgaaTTAAACTCTAGGCCTATACCAGAATAGCAACACAAACTACACTAGACAACAAATTAATcgttatattatataaaatgtgatTGTAGGGTAACTAAAACTTTTTGCCCTGATAGGAGGCGCTATTACAAAAAACGATTCACCAATTTAGCATATCTCTAGCTCAactaaacataattatattatttaatatataggcctagatagttATATAGGCATGGTTTTCCTGAAAcactaataattatatcaataatATCAATTTTCAGGTTTAGAAATTTTAAACTGGCCAGTGTAATTCAAAGAATTTGATACGCATGCTATGTTTTTAGTTGAGACGCTAGAAAAGGGAATTTCCCTTTTCTACCTGTCACAGTAAACATTGACACGTGACGATTTCACCTGCGTGAGTGGTGAGCCTGTGGTGTTAATTCGTATCACGCCATCAAAATGGGGACTTACTATTTGAAATCGACATTAATTTTAGTAATTATAAGCTTATTTAAGAGTAGTATTGGACAGAACAATCAATATAAAGTAGGTGTTGGAATTAGTGATGTCACTGGACCAGCATCTGATGTGAACATGGTATGTATAAGTAATGGCCTATATTATCgcattaggcctattatgtaTGAATTCTTTagaagtgtaggcctactcactGTTCATGGTTGGTTTCCATTGGTTTATAGTAGTAGCATATATAATAGGCCAATGCTATGGTAGTCAGTATTTATGTTTAGGTTTACGATGATATCAACGACTTTAATAAATAGTTGCAAGGTCTGCTTTTACTAGTAAGGAAACTTTTGGACTTTTTTTAATAACTATTTTCATATTTATGGGTCATCATGGGAAGGGGAAACTATGGGCTGAGAGAATGggtgtgtggggggggggggggggggcgatGATGTTGCCTATGGCCCAATGGACAGGGAAAATAAGTGTAAATGTACCAAGTCCAAGTTCATCGACAGATtgcctattatttattaaccTGTAGATAAGAATTTGAACAAATCCAGTGTATTTTTAGTGATAATGGCCAATGATGCTCAATTGCACTGTGTTAGTTAACTTAACGCTCTTATCACAATAGCATAATTAGCCATCAtactttttatctttttatttgtttaaaaattatcatgTCATCTTTGTTGATATTTGTTTAAACGGTTTCATTTCTTATCATTTTATTGGCCTCTTGATAAAATTAGGTTATTAAGGAGATGATAACATCATTTTGCACAGAGTCATTAGAAGATAATGTTAATGATAATGACGTGGGTCAGTATAATACAATTGACAACAATAGAAGCACTGCAGACACATCATTAAGTTTATCAACTAAAGCATTTATAAGCAAAGAAAAACTATCTAgtcataaataaatatcaggGCTTATTTGATTGTGCAAATAGAGTTGCCACTAAAAAAACTTCTAAAGCACTTTGTTGAACTTTATTTTcatacaatgttttttttttcatttataaagaGAATACTTTAAAGTACTAATACTTAGTACCTAGTTATATAAAAGTATTTGAACATATTTTGAATCTCTGGTTCAATAATTTATtagcttttattttatttattttttaaaatgttatatcttTACTTAGgtaatgtggccaaggattaccaatagtaaattaatcactgtcctatcagcagataggtggtaatccctcTGATTGTTTGATCttcttaaaaacattaaatgaaCCATTTTTCATTGGTTAATTTCAGATGGGATACGCTAACCCTGTCCAGGTAACGGGAGGAATCCATCTCCGTCTTTTCAGCCGTGCCTTCATCTTCTGTCAGGATAAGTGTAATGTTTTTGTCAGTGTCGACTTGGGTATGTGCTCTCAGCTCGTAAATGATCAGGTTAACATTTTACATTACTATTCAGATATCATTGACTTTgactaaatctctgtctacacgatcaaacttgatgtgacaaaaaaatgtgatatgcccatatatggacatgatgatgtcatattactaccatatttgggcatatcactaccatattttgacacatcacactttatttcTTAAACTactttgatggtgtagacagggctttagactACATTTTCTTTAAACCTTGCTACTGTAAATTAAACTCAGCTATTTAAAAACTGTACATTTGTCCAGCTGCACGTATTTATACCAATAAAAGGTTGATACCTAGAAGACTAAAAACAGGGAAAAAAAGAGTTGCTGATATCAGAGAAGAGTCACTTTTACCCTGCTGATACTCAAAGGATACTGTTTTGTGTCGCATGTCcttatagctctgtctacactatcaaagtagtttgacaataaaagtgtgatgcgtccaaatatggtagtgatgttccCGAATATggtatatgacatcatcaggtccatatatgggcatcacatttttttgtcacatgacgtttgatagtgtagacagaactttaacTTTCAATGTGAAAATGTAACCACTGTTAATTTTGCTCTTATCAATTAAAGGTTTTCAAAAAACTTATTGAAGAAGGTCTTGGTCAGTATAATGTGAGCAACACAGTAATAAGTGGCACACACACGCATTCTGGACCGGGAGGCTATCATCAATATCTGCTTTTCACTTTAACCTCTCTTGGAAATGTTGATGCTAACACAAATATCTTAGTGGATGGTATTGTAGAGGtaagatatataaatattactaaaCTACTTTGTGTCTTATTTGGAATGATGTGTTTCTATAGTTAATACCATTACTGTTTATTTTCAgagtattaaaaatgcacataaCAAACTTGATTTTGGCACATTGATGATGAATGAAGGAGAGTTACTTAACAGCAATATCAATCGTAGTCCAGCTGCTTACTTGAATAATTCAGAAGAAGAGAGAAACaagtaaattaaataacaacttattgtaatataatagtacagtaatatatttGTTGAAACACCATCTATTTAGCTTTTTACTATGTATAACCTTTCATGGTCATTGCCACACGCCAAGTCACAATATTGTTTCAAATCTATCCTCGACCATAGTTCTTTGGTCAAAAATGTCTTCTTGAATAATAACTTAAAAACAGAGGCTCAGTGTACACATAAGGCTCATGTGCACTCAAAAGAACATGACATCGTTTTGATGGTTACACATTCTGGTTCAAGTACAGCCCCTATTGATGTAGTTATGGGGCTTGCTGTTTCTTGCAGTGCACCCAATCCCAGTATGGG contains:
- the LOC140052568 gene encoding uncharacterized protein; this encodes MDDHLESIEVTKEEVLTCLQQMNSNKSAGPDDVHPRVLKELKEIVATPLTPIYNKSLSTGQLPECWKCANVVQIFKKGDKTEVGNYRPVSCRMQTFGINFKSKVWMFADDTKMFNVVHENRNDTVQNDLKALSDWSKRWQLKFNINKCKVIHYGNSNPQMQFTMPTEKGDEDLPNANTEKDLGVTFDQSLKFSLQTNEAVNKANRLIGLVRRSFDYMDKDMFLPLYKSIIRPHLEYASCIWYPLLKPKR